The sequence TTACGTTTCTATCCTGTCCACGAACTCGGTAAGCAGATAGTCGATGCTGGTGATATCGGAGATATTACCTACATAGAGACGGATTACACAGGTCCCTATAATGCCCCGCGCAATCGTCCTGAAAGTTGGTACGGCACCGTCGGCGGGCTTTTGGAAAACGGCATCCACAAATCCGATCTGATTAATTGGTTTGGTGGCACTGCCCTCACCGTCGCTGCGGAGGTCGGCAGTTTTTCTGGGCATGACGATTGGGAAGATTACACCGTCTCTCTCATCCGTTACGATTCCGGAGCGGTGGGTATTTTACGGTGGGGTGGTTTCCTCGGCGCACGCGGCACCAACGAAACCATTATTGACGGCTCCGAAGGCTCGCTCCGATTAGATATGGGAACCGATCTCGCCTATCTCAAAAAACGCGGCGAGGCGTGGAAAGAAATCGTTCCTGACCGAGATGGACCACACGGTGTTATCGGTGAATTGACCCATTTTGTCGATTGTGTCCGAGATAACAAAACCCCGATGATTGACGGTAGGGGTGGAAAGCACGCCGTAGAAATCGTCTTGGCAACCTATCAATCTGCGAAAGAGGGAACCAAAGTTGCTTTACCGATGGAGGAATAGACGGACTTGGATGGAAGGGTT is a genomic window of Candidatus Poribacteria bacterium containing:
- a CDS encoding Gfo/Idh/MocA family oxidoreductase, which gives rise to MVRIGVVGVGGMGNAHCNSLPNVENCEFVGVADLRFDAAETVAHRHQIRAFQDYHELFDVVDAVVVATPPVAHTQVIVHAAEAGIHAFCEKPLSLTLAEADTMIEASDKAGTHLMVGQVLRFYPVHELGKQIVDAGDIGDITYIETDYTGPYNAPRNRPESWYGTVGGLLENGIHKSDLINWFGGTALTVAAEVGSFSGHDDWEDYTVSLIRYDSGAVGILRWGGFLGARGTNETIIDGSEGSLRLDMGTDLAYLKKRGEAWKEIVPDRDGPHGVIGELTHFVDCVRDNKTPMIDGRGGKHAVEIVLATYQSAKEGTKVALPMEE